A window from Vulpes lagopus strain Blue_001 chromosome 23, ASM1834538v1, whole genome shotgun sequence encodes these proteins:
- the LOC121481369 gene encoding vegetative cell wall protein gp1-like, with protein sequence MVCSAVFALCVFAAGLSARSSWATDPPAASLPAGGAPPAALRTGAPSSAPSPPQSLPPTSPPGPPSSPPTSFPSSPPSSPPSPPTSPVTSPPSSPLPGPAASPSGGAPHSPALPGTALAPTPAPPEDASVGPRAEAPGSETSAPEGSPAAPTATAHSPGPPAEPPAGPPAGSPAPPPTGSPAGPPAPPSPGPPAPPSAGPPAPPSAGPPAGSPAPPPTGPPAGPPAPPSAGPPDPPQDPLHHPLQDPPQDPLHHIGPLAHDSFGG encoded by the exons GACTCAGCGCCCGGAGCTCCTGGGCCACGGACCCCCCGGCGGCCTCTCTTCCTGCAGGCGGCGCCCCCCCCGCGGCCCTGCGGACCGGCGCCCCGAGCTCCGCCCCGAGCCCCCCGCAGAGCCTCCCTCCGACCTCCCCCCCAGGTCCCCCgagctccccacccacctccttcccgAGCTCCCCGCCCAGCtcccccccgagccccccgacCTCCCCCGTGACCTCCCCCCCGAGCTCCCCCCTGCCAGGCCCTGCAGCCTCCCCCTCGGGGGGCGCGCCCCAcagccccgccctccccggcACGGCCTTGGCCCCGACACCTGCGCCCCCCGAGGACGCTTCCGTGGGGCCCAGGGCGGAGGCGCCGGGCAGCGAGACCTCGGCCCCCGAGGGCAGCCCCGCAGCGCCCACGGCCACGGCGCacagccccgggccccccgcaGAGCCCCCCGCAGGACCCCCTGCAGGATCCCCTGCACCACCCCCTACAGGATCCCCCGCAGGACCCCCTGCACCGCCCTCCCCAGGACCCCCCGCACCGCCCTCCGCAGGACCCCCCGCACCGCCCTCCGCAGGACCCCCTGCAGGATCCCCTGCACCACCCCCTACAGGACCCCCCGCAGGACCCCCTGCACCGCCCTCCGCAGGACCCCCT GACCCCCCGCAGGATCCCCTGCACCACCCCCTACAGGACCCCCCGCAGGATCCCCTGCACCACATAGGTCCCCTGGCACACGATTCTTTTGGAGGTTAA